The sequence CCCACCTTGCCTAATTTAATTCTTCAGCAGCTGTCTGTTCTTGAGACGGTTGCGTATTAAGAACGGCAACGTACGAACTTTCAGAAGATACTTCAACCATTAAAGTTGCAGTTACGTCTTCCTTTAGTTTTAAAGGTACACTTTTCTTTCCAAGATTTTTAATCGCATAATGAGCGTGAGGGAAATTCTTACGTGTAAGAACAATATTTTTCTTAGCTGCCTCGGCAATAATATCACTTACTGTGACGGAACCATACATATTATTATCCGGGTCTACACGGACCTGAAACTCAAGAACGATATCTTTAAGAATTTCTGCTAATTTTTCAGATTCTGCCTTATCTGCTGCTGCACGGAGTAACCGTTCTTCTTTCAATTTAGCCTGCAACCTTAAGGTTCCAGCTCCTGCTATCACAGCTTTCTGTTGAGGCAGAAGATAGTTACGAACATATCCAGGACGTGCAGTTACAATATCGCCACTACGGCCTAAACCCTCAACATCCTCTAGTAAAAGTAGTTGTTGTTTCATTTTGTCTCTTTTCCTCTAAATTAATCTTCTCCTACAAAAGGTAGAAACCCTATATGACGCGCTCTCTTAATAGCTAGGGTAAGAATACCTTGGAAGCGGGAAGAGACACCTGTAATTCTTCTAGGTAAGATCTTACCTCTTTCCGTAATAAATTTTTTTAAAGTTTCCGTATCTTTGTAATCGATTGTTTTCCAACCTGCGGAAACAAAAGGGCATTTCTTATTAAAACGCTTCCTTCTGTGTTCATTATTATGAACAGGCTTATTCATATTTTCTCCTTAAACAATTATTCTGGTAATGATGCGAATTCTAAAACTTCTTTGACTGCATCAGTTTTAAGGGTTAAGAATCTGAGAAGATCTTCATTAAGATGATACTCTTTCCATAACTCGGCTATCACTCCAGGAACTACTGTAAAGTAAATAAGATAGTAGTAACCTTCTCTAGCTCCACGAATAGTATACGCTAATTTTTTGCGTCCTTGATCATGAATTTTTAGAATTTCGCCACCATAATTTGTGATGCCTGAAGTTACCTTCTCCAAAGCCTTGCGTCTAGCTTCTTCACTGAGAGTAACACTAAATACATACGCCCCTTCGTATAGTTGGGTTGTTTTTTCTTTCATTAAAAACTCCTAAACATAGCTAGAGTAGTTTATTTCCCTAAGATATCCCAGTCTACAAAAATTACTTAAGGGATCTCCTAGGCTGTTTGAGCCCCAGAACACCATTGAGAAAATAACGCACTGGCCTCGATAAATAAGGATTGTATTCCAATCTGTTCTTCTTCAGTAAACTGCCCGAGAACAAAGTCCGACAACTCTACATTTTCTCTTTGAGGTCGACCTATACCCAAACGCAACTGCCAATAGTCATTCGAACCTAGGCTTTGTGTGATACTTTTTATCCCTTTATGACCGCCTCCTCCAGCACTTTGGCGAAGACGAATATTACCAAATGGTTGGTTCACATCATCAGCGATAACTAGAATACGGTCTGTTGCAATATTATAATATCCCTTAACTGCTAAAACAGCCTTACCACTTAAATTAACATAAGTCCTAGGCTTTATAAAAACCATAGACCCTTGGGACGACTCTACCTTGGCAATATCAGAAAATAATTTCGGAGCTTCTTTAAAATGCACTCCGGGGAACTGCTGAACTAGCCTATCCACACATAGGAATCCTATGTTGTGTCGCGTCCATATATATTGGCGCCCCGGATTCCCTATGGCAACAACCAGACTAGTCATAAATAAATTATCTTCTAGATACTGTTACAACAACTTCCTTCAGAGGGGTGATAGGTCGAAGCCCTGCAGGGAGTTGAATATCCGAAAGCTTTCTTGTCTGAGACAATCCTAGAGAGCGGACATCCAATTCTAAGTAGGGAACAATATCTTTAGGTTTACATACGACACGTAAAGCACGGATAACTTGTCTTAAAGATCCGCCTAGTTTTACGCCAACACAATCCACGGCATTAATACAGCGAATTGGAATATTTAATTTTACATCACGATCTTCTATAAGTTCTTCAAAATCTAAGTGGATCACTTTATATGAGGTCACTTGATATTGAATATCTTTAACTAAGGCCTTAATCGTACGACCTTCGTAAGATAAAGAAAAAATTGTAGAAGATAGCGCACCGCTTTCTAGGCTAGATAAAAATTTGCTAAACACGTGAGCATCAACAACAATATTTGCTAGGCTCTTTCCGCCAGAGTAAATAACAGCAGGAATACCTCCTGTTTGACGAATTTTTTTAAGCAAAGATTTTTTATCAGTCTCGCGACTTGTAACTACGAGCTCCATAATGTGCTATTCTCCATAATCTTGAGCTAAAAGAATCCTCTGCAAAAACACCTCTTCCCAGAGTTAAAACACGCTTTCCCAGGGACCATTGACTGTCATGTCTAGAACATATATCTGAACAGTTTTCGAGGCAAAATTATAGCTCTATCTCGGAAAAAGTCAATCTTTTCCCTAAAATGAAGTTTTCCTTAACAGAACGACAAACCATGCTGAGGGGAATAAAAAAAAGAAATAACAGAAACCTTGGGGTGAAAGGATTCGAACCTCCGATGCACGGTACCAAAAACCGCTGCCTTACCGCTTGGCTACACCCCAGCATAAGGTTATAGTTTATCTAATCTTCAGTTTTTGAAAATAAGAAAATTGCAAAATGGCTAAGAATTTTGCCACAACATCAAGTGGTTATGGCAAAAAATAGGCCTTTTCGTCTTGTGATTTTTGTTCTTAGCTTGCTATGACGCGTAGATAAGCTGTAAAAAGAGAAAGCCATGAAAATCATACAAGCTTCTGTAGAATGTGCTCCTTTTATTAAAGCTGGTGGACTAGGTGATGTTGTTTATGGTTTATCGAAAGCATTATCTATCGACCATGACGTTGAAATCCTCCTCCCCTTCTATCCTTTTCTCTTCCCTGCGTTTTCTTCTAAAGCGCTTAATGAGCAATTTTTCTCTTATAACTTTTTAGGAAGACAAAATGCGACCGCCACCTCCTATGAATATGAAGGGATGACTCTTACTGTGATTACATTGGACTCACAATCGGAGCTTTTTTCCACGTCGACGATCTACACCGAAGATGACACGCTACGTTTCAGTGCTTTTTCTGCTGCTGCTGCTGCATATATTCAAAAATTAGATAAAGTAGATGTTGTGCATATGCATGACTGGCATGTAGGACTTTTAGCGGGGCTGTTAAAAGAACCTAATCTTCCTAGCTATCCAAAAAGAATTTTCACAATTCACAACTTTAGTTATCGAGGCTATTGCAGTACACAATTGCTTGGAGCCTCTGAAATCAGTGATTTCGGATTAAGCAATTACCAATTATTTAGAGATCCGAACACGAGCGTCCTCCTCAAAGGAGCCTTATATTGTTCTGATTACATTACTACCGTATCTCCTTCATATGCTCAGGATATACTCAATGATTATTCGGATTACGAAATACACGATGCCATCATGTCTAGACGTCATGTTTTTTGTGGTATTTTGAATGGTATAGATGAAAATATTTGGAATCCAGAAACAGATCCTGCTTTAGCGGAGCATTATGGTAACAATTTGCTTGAGTCTCCTGATGTCCTATTTACAAAGAAAGAAGAAAACAAAATCTCCTTGTATGAGAAATTAGGGCTATCTCATGAATACTCTCCTTTAATGTGTGTAATCTCACGGATTGTTGAGCAAAAAGGTCCTGAATTTATGAAAGCTGCTATTCTTCATGCTATGGAAAATAGCTATGCTCTAGTCATTGCAGGCACATGCTACGATCAAGAAATTCAAAGACAATTTACCAATTTACAAGAATCTTTAACGGCTTCGCCGAATATTCGGATTATTTTGGATTATAATGATTCCCTAGTACGCTTAATTTATGGTGCTGCGGATATGATCTGCATTCCTTCACATTTTGAACCTTGTGGACTTACACAACTTATTGGAATGCGCTATGGAACCGTGCCTCTAGTTAGATCTACTGGGGGTCTTGCTGATACCGTTACTATGGGGGTCAATGGTTTTACTTTTTCCCATACGGATAACTTCAATGACTTCTTTCATATGTTATCCCAAGCAGTTTCTACCTATAGGCATGAGCCTGACGTATGGTTTCAACTTGTTGAAGAGGGCATGTTACGACCATCAGGACTCACCACCATGGCTACCCATTACTTAGAGGTCTATAATTCCTTATTCTGATCGTTTCCCTTAGACTTCGCCCTTTGTAGCACGTGATTCTTATTCACCCAAAAATACTCAGCTCCTGAACATACGGAATAGATAGCCACTATAGACCCAACTACCGAAGCAAAAAGCTCTAGCTCTCTCTCAGAAATCATTCCCAGTGAATGAGGGATCATAGCGAGCAAAATCAACAAAAAGCTGATACCTTGTAAAATAGCCTTTAATTTTCCACTCGCTCTAGCAGCTAGTACAACCCCTCGGAAAGCGCATACAGTACGTAATGTACTAATAACAGAATCTCTAGCGAGAAAAATGAACACAAGAATTAAGGGGAAATTTACCGGAGGTTGAGTGAATGTGAGATATAGAGAAATTCGATAAATACTATCGGCCATAGGATCAAGAAGTTTCCCTAAATCAGTCACCTGAGAAAACTTCCTAGCTACATAGCCATCGATAGCATCCGTAAGCTCTGAGAGGCCCAAAAGAGCCAGTAAAACATAGGGAAGAACCACGGGGGTGATCCCCAGCCACTTTCCTTTGAGATAGAGCAGCATGAAAATTGGCGTTATAAATAGCCGGGAAAAAGTTAGATAATTAGGTAGTCCCACCCCATACCTCTATCAAAAAATTGCTTAAACGAGAACCTCAGCACTATAATGAATGCCTAAGAGACAAATTAAATAGATAAGAATTAGAGCGCAAGTATCGAGTGTTATAATGTTAAAAAACTATTTTTTGAAGATAGTATTTTCTGCTACAGGACAGCCTCTAGTTCTTTTCTTAGTATTGTTTGTTTTTATTTGTAGTGATATCTTTGCCCTTATTCTTAAGAAAAATCCTCATTTCTAACACTATCTATCGTGTACATCACGGATTTTTCTACGTTTTTTTTTGATTGGAGTTTTACTATGTCACAACCTCTTACTTTACAAGCAATGATTGCTAAAATTTTACAATTCTGGAGTGAACAGGGGTGTGTGATTCATCAGGGGTATGATCTAGAGGTAGGTGCAGGAACATTTAACCCTGCAACATTTTTGCGTGCTCTAGGTCCAGAGCCTTATCAAACTGCCTATGTAGAGCCTTCTAGACGCCCTCAAGACGGTCGTTACGGCACGCATCCCAACCGCCTGCAAAACTACCACCAACTTCAGGTACTTCTTAAACCCGTCCCCACAAATTTTCTCTCTTTATATAAAGATTCACTACAAATTATAGGTTTGGATCTTCGTGAGCATGATATTCGTTTTGTCCATGATGACTGGGAAAATCCTACGATCGGTGCTTGGGGTTTAGGTTGGGAAGTATGGCTAAATGGCATGGAAATTACCCAGTTGACCTATTTCCAAGCTATAGGAAGCAAGCCTCTCGATACAATCAGTGGAGAGATTACTTATGGCATTGAACGCATTGCTATGTACCTACAAAAGAAAAACTCCATTTTCGATGTTCTCTGGAGTGATGAGCTCACCTATGGAGACGTGACTCGAGCTTCTGAAAAAGCTTGGAGTGAATATAATTTCGATGCTGCCAATACCCAGACGTGGTTAAAACACTTTGAAGACTTTGCTCAAGAGGCTTTAGCTGCCCTAGATCAAGGGTTACCCGTTCCTGCTTACGACTTTGTTATTAAGGCATCTCACGCCTTTAATATTCTTGATGCTCGAGGCGTGATTTCTGTTACGGAGCGTACCCGCTACATTACTAGAATTCGTCAATTAGCCCGTGCTGTTGCAGATGGTTATGTAGATTGGCGCGCCTCTTTAAATTACCCATTACTTCGCAATAGGAAGGCTGATAAGCATGTAGATACACAAGCTCTTCCATGTCCTAAAATGGAAACTGCGGAAAATTTCCTATTAGAGATTGGTGCTGAGGAACTGCCTGCAACTTTCGTCCCCATCGGGATTCAGCAGTTAGAATCTTTGGCGAAGAAGCTTTTATCTGACTACAATATTGGTTATGACAGTTTAGAAGTCTTAGGATCTCCAAGAAGACTGGCTTTATTAATTTACAACTTAGAGCCGACAGCCATACAAAAAGCTGTTGAGAAGAAGGGCCCCATCCTATCCTCTTTATTTAGTGATTCCGGAGATGTAACTACGCAGGGTGAGCAATTCTTTGCTACTCATCATGTGGATATCCGTCATTATAGTGAGCTTTCACAACACTCTTTGTTCGATATTCGTGAAATCAATGGTGTACAATATCTCTTCCTTCTCCATCCTGAAGTGCGTAAAGACACCGCTGTGATTCTATCCAATGAATTGCCTAAATTAATTCAGTCTATGAAATTCCCTAAGAAAATGACCTATGATGATAGTGGTGTAGAATATGCTCGCCCTATTCGTTGGTTAGTTTCTCTATATGGGACCTCTGTGCTTCCTTTTTCCTTTGGCAAAGTCTCTGCTTCGAATATTTCCTGGGGACATCGCCAGTTGGATCCTAGAGAAGTACGCATTCCTTCTTGTGAACGTTATATAGATACACTACGTGATGCATGTGTGATTGTGTCTCATAAAGAACGAAGAGAAATTATTGAACAAGGGTTAAAGTTACACAGCTCGGATAGTGTTTCGCCGATAACTAATCCTCGTTTACTTGAGGAAACTGTTTTCCTTACAGAGCATCCTTTTGTTACTTGCGGACAATTCGATCCTGAGTTTTGTTCACTACCTAAAGAGCTTCTCATTGCTGAAATGGTAAATCACCAAAAATACTTCCCTACCCAAAATACAGTTCAACAAATTACCAATCAGTTTATTTTAGTTTGTGACAACTGTCCCAATGACATTATTATTCAAGGGAATGAAAAAGCCTTAACTCCTCGTCTCACCGATGGAGCATTCCTCTTTGCACAAGATCTAAAAACTCCGTTAACAACTTTTGTGGATAAACTAAAATCCGTAACCTATTTTGAAGCTCTTGGCTCACTTTATGACAAAGTACAAAGGTTAAAAGCTCATAAAAACATAGTTTACCCACTCATGCCTTTATCTTCTGAAGAAGACATAAACACAGCAATAGAGTTCTGTAAAGCTGACTTAGTTTCTGCTGTGGTTAATGAATTTGCAGAACTTCAAGGTATCATGGGAGAATATTACCTGAAACATGCGGGATTATCTCATGCATCTGCGGTAGCTATAGGAGAACATTTACGTCATATTACTTATGGTCAGACGATCTCCACGACAGGAACTCTATTAAGTCTGCTAGATCGTTTTGATAATTTACTTTCTTGTTTTATATTAAATCTCCGACCGACTTCATCTCATGATCCTTATGCCTTACGTCGTCAGTCTTTAGAGATTCTTACACTGTTACATGCTTCCGAAGTTTCTCTGGATCTTGAAAATCTACTTTATCATTTAGCGGATAACTTTCCTTCTACCGTTGAAGGGACTTCCTGGGATAAACCTGCGGTTATCAAAGATCTCCTAGCATTTATATGGGGAAGACTAAAAACCTTTTTGGCCTCTCTAGGATTCAGCAAAGATGAAATTGCGACTGTACTTTCTGATACCTCCGAGAAAAACCCTGTAGAAATTATAAAATCTGCGACAGCCATTCAAGAAATGAAAGCGAATCAAGGGGCTACTTTAGAAAAAATTACAACGACGCATAATCGCTTAAAAAAGATTTTAGCTTCTTTGAAACTCCCTACGAATAAACACACGTCCATGGAACTTGGTCTACAGGAAGGTCGTCTAAAAGCTGCTCTCGATCAGTTTGATGCATCGGCAAATATTAAGAATAAAAAAGAGTATTTCCTCTGTCTTGGAGAACTTGCAGACAACATTAATCTGTTCTTAAATGAAGTTCATGTGACTAGTGGCAGCGAAGAATTAAAAAACTTACGCATTCATCTGTTACTAGTAGCTATGGAGAAATTCTCTTCGTATCATTGGGAATCTTTAAAAAGTTAAGAGAAGCTTGTAGCAAAAAAAAAGTGGCCTGATAGATTCCTATCAATGGCCACTTTTCTCAATCCTAAATACATAGGATCTTATACTTCTAATGAAGTGACATCTAGAACAGTTTCTGTTAATCCATCGACAACGATAGTTACTAAGAATACTCCACATGCAGGATCAGGGAATTGTGTATCTGGGAATCTATTCTGAAAATCTTGAACTTTAGATGAATTTTCTTCATCACAGCTGTCAGGTTGTAAAACCGCTATAACTGCTAGACCATCGAATGAACATCCGAAGAAATCACTGAGATCAAGCCCTTCCTCAATCAGCTCTTCTAAAAGTGGATGATGTTGATGACTCATCAAAACAATGACCAAAGGAATACCTTCATCTTGGGCATGTTTTAAGGCTGCACCATAGTCTTGGAAGACGCAATGACAGCAATCCTCTGAAACCAGTGCACTAGTGGGCTCATCTACTGCTTGAATCAGATGAGCAGGCAATAAGAAACATGATAATAAAGCTAATAAAATACGCATAAAACTACTTTCCCTAATTAAAATGCCCACCACAATAGCAGGAGATAGAGAAAAAAGATATCCCGATTTTAAAAATTTGATATCGGGATACTTCTAGGAAAACTATGTTTTATCACTAACGTATAGAAATAATTGGCTTTATAGAATCCTCCACAGGTAGATCTATGAGGGCGATATCCATAATTTTTTCATCTCTATCAGAAATGGATAAGGTAAGTAAGTATGCTCCCTTAAGATCTTTGACTTCTGAGAACAACTCCTTAAAAGCTGCTATTTCTGCAAGCATAGGATCAGGAACAGGAGGATAAATTAATAAATTAATTCCTGTAGGACTCAGAACAGCAAAATTCGCATATTTACTTAGCACTGAATCTTCCATATTTATCGCTATAGAGAACAGCTGTTGGAAAGCAACCGTACATTCATCACTGTATAGAACAATGAGAGTATTCAAGCCCTTCTGTCGTGTCGATTTCAGACAATCCTGATAAGAGTAAAATATAGAAGGGTGTTTCATTGA is a genomic window of Chlamydia psittaci 6BC containing:
- the rplI gene encoding 50S ribosomal protein L9 yields the protein MKQQLLLLEDVEGLGRSGDIVTARPGYVRNYLLPQQKAVIAGAGTLRLQAKLKEERLLRAAADKAESEKLAEILKDIVLEFQVRVDPDNNMYGSVTVSDIIAEAAKKNIVLTRKNFPHAHYAIKNLGKKSVPLKLKEDVTATLMVEVSSESSYVAVLNTQPSQEQTAAEELN
- the rpsR gene encoding 30S ribosomal protein S18 — translated: MNKPVHNNEHRRKRFNKKCPFVSAGWKTIDYKDTETLKKFITERGKILPRRITGVSSRFQGILTLAIKRARHIGFLPFVGED
- the rpsF gene encoding 30S ribosomal protein S6 is translated as MKEKTTQLYEGAYVFSVTLSEEARRKALEKVTSGITNYGGEILKIHDQGRKKLAYTIRGAREGYYYLIYFTVVPGVIAELWKEYHLNEDLLRFLTLKTDAVKEVLEFASLPE
- the pth gene encoding aminoacyl-tRNA hydrolase; this translates as MTSLVVAIGNPGRQYIWTRHNIGFLCVDRLVQQFPGVHFKEAPKLFSDIAKVESSQGSMVFIKPRTYVNLSGKAVLAVKGYYNIATDRILVIADDVNQPFGNIRLRQSAGGGGHKGIKSITQSLGSNDYWQLRLGIGRPQRENVELSDFVLGQFTEEEQIGIQSLFIEASALFSQWCSGAQTA
- a CDS encoding 50S ribosomal protein L25/general stress protein Ctc; amino-acid sequence: MELVVTSRETDKKSLLKKIRQTGGIPAVIYSGGKSLANIVVDAHVFSKFLSSLESGALSSTIFSLSYEGRTIKALVKDIQYQVTSYKVIHLDFEELIEDRDVKLNIPIRCINAVDCVGVKLGGSLRQVIRALRVVCKPKDIVPYLELDVRSLGLSQTRKLSDIQLPAGLRPITPLKEVVVTVSRR
- the glgA gene encoding glycogen synthase GlgA, giving the protein MKIIQASVECAPFIKAGGLGDVVYGLSKALSIDHDVEILLPFYPFLFPAFSSKALNEQFFSYNFLGRQNATATSYEYEGMTLTVITLDSQSELFSTSTIYTEDDTLRFSAFSAAAAAYIQKLDKVDVVHMHDWHVGLLAGLLKEPNLPSYPKRIFTIHNFSYRGYCSTQLLGASEISDFGLSNYQLFRDPNTSVLLKGALYCSDYITTVSPSYAQDILNDYSDYEIHDAIMSRRHVFCGILNGIDENIWNPETDPALAEHYGNNLLESPDVLFTKKEENKISLYEKLGLSHEYSPLMCVISRIVEQKGPEFMKAAILHAMENSYALVIAGTCYDQEIQRQFTNLQESLTASPNIRIILDYNDSLVRLIYGAADMICIPSHFEPCGLTQLIGMRYGTVPLVRSTGGLADTVTMGVNGFTFSHTDNFNDFFHMLSQAVSTYRHEPDVWFQLVEEGMLRPSGLTTMATHYLEVYNSLF
- the pgsA gene encoding CDP-diacylglycerol--glycerol-3-phosphate 3-phosphatidyltransferase, which produces MGLPNYLTFSRLFITPIFMLLYLKGKWLGITPVVLPYVLLALLGLSELTDAIDGYVARKFSQVTDLGKLLDPMADSIYRISLYLTFTQPPVNFPLILVFIFLARDSVISTLRTVCAFRGVVLAARASGKLKAILQGISFLLILLAMIPHSLGMISERELELFASVVGSIVAIYSVCSGAEYFWVNKNHVLQRAKSKGNDQNKEL
- a CDS encoding glycine--tRNA ligase, translated to MSQPLTLQAMIAKILQFWSEQGCVIHQGYDLEVGAGTFNPATFLRALGPEPYQTAYVEPSRRPQDGRYGTHPNRLQNYHQLQVLLKPVPTNFLSLYKDSLQIIGLDLREHDIRFVHDDWENPTIGAWGLGWEVWLNGMEITQLTYFQAIGSKPLDTISGEITYGIERIAMYLQKKNSIFDVLWSDELTYGDVTRASEKAWSEYNFDAANTQTWLKHFEDFAQEALAALDQGLPVPAYDFVIKASHAFNILDARGVISVTERTRYITRIRQLARAVADGYVDWRASLNYPLLRNRKADKHVDTQALPCPKMETAENFLLEIGAEELPATFVPIGIQQLESLAKKLLSDYNIGYDSLEVLGSPRRLALLIYNLEPTAIQKAVEKKGPILSSLFSDSGDVTTQGEQFFATHHVDIRHYSELSQHSLFDIREINGVQYLFLLHPEVRKDTAVILSNELPKLIQSMKFPKKMTYDDSGVEYARPIRWLVSLYGTSVLPFSFGKVSASNISWGHRQLDPREVRIPSCERYIDTLRDACVIVSHKERREIIEQGLKLHSSDSVSPITNPRLLEETVFLTEHPFVTCGQFDPEFCSLPKELLIAEMVNHQKYFPTQNTVQQITNQFILVCDNCPNDIIIQGNEKALTPRLTDGAFLFAQDLKTPLTTFVDKLKSVTYFEALGSLYDKVQRLKAHKNIVYPLMPLSSEEDINTAIEFCKADLVSAVVNEFAELQGIMGEYYLKHAGLSHASAVAIGEHLRHITYGQTISTTGTLLSLLDRFDNLLSCFILNLRPTSSHDPYALRRQSLEILTLLHASEVSLDLENLLYHLADNFPSTVEGTSWDKPAVIKDLLAFIWGRLKTFLASLGFSKDEIATVLSDTSEKNPVEIIKSATAIQEMKANQGATLEKITTTHNRLKKILASLKLPTNKHTSMELGLQEGRLKAALDQFDASANIKNKKEYFLCLGELADNINLFLNEVHVTSGSEELKNLRIHLLLVAMEKFSSYHWESLKS